One window of Lacerta agilis isolate rLacAgi1 chromosome 14, rLacAgi1.pri, whole genome shotgun sequence genomic DNA carries:
- the SBK2 gene encoding serine/threonine-protein kinase SBK2 isoform X1, which translates to MTPSLALPLFKLQLHRVCVWHRRRGGASRLDPVMPGRHPGCTLDSFTRQQQKQASKRERERERDWALQRSFSTAGSGLVMDLSSGMEAQALLEDMLEITAQSLVHMEVAEHYHIIKELGKGKYGQVVLVTHRKRGTPMALKLLPKASTKLENFLYEYCVALSLSTHPAIVGMFGIAIESSQHYGFLYEAALHKDLISIIKPKAGIPEPAAKLCAKQLVSALDFIHSRGLVYRDVKPENILLFDRHCHCIKLTDFGLTRPQGTLLRLVVGIIPYTAPELSRGTGDSPGLPIDASLDAWALGVLIFCLLTGYFPWEKTVPEDSFFDDFVIWQQSGLDEDLPYHWRPLSQDAVAMLRSLLALEPTKRGPIRRVLSYLDRPWRAEVAAKDP; encoded by the exons ATGACACCCTCACTTGCGCTCCCCCTCTTCAAGCTCCAGCtccatagggtgtgtgtgtggcacaggaGAAGAGGCGGAGCGTCACGCTTAGACCCAGTAATGCCTGGCAGACACCCCGGCTGCACTCTGGACAGTTTCACcagacagcagcagaagcaagcaagcaagagagagagagagagagagagagactgggcaCTCCAGAGATCCTTCAGCACAGCAGGAAGTGG CTTGGTCATGGACCTGTCCTCAGGCATGGAGGCCCAGGCTCTCTTAGAAGACATGTTGGAAATCACGGCCCAGAGTTTGGTGCACATGGAGGTTGCTGAGCACTACCACATCATCAAGGAGTTGGGCAAGGGGAAATATGGGCAGGTGGTGCTGGTGACTCACAGGAAGAGAG GGACCCCTATGGCTCTCAAGTTGTTGCCTAAGGCGAGCACTAAACTGGAGAATTTCTTGTATGAATACTGTGTGGCCCTCTCACTCTCCACACACCCTGCCATCGTTGGAATGTTTGGCATCGCCATAGAGTCCAGCCAGCACTATGGTTTTCTCTATGAGGCAGCCCTGCATAAGGACCTCATCTCAATTATCAAGCCCAAG GCTGGCATCCCTGAGCCAGCAGCCAAGCTCTGTGCCAAACAGCTGGTGAGTGCACTGGACTTCATCCACAGCCGGGGCCTTGTCTACCGAGATGTCAAGCCTGAGAACATCCTGCTTTTCGATCGCCATTGCCACTGCATCAAACTGACAGATTTCGGCCTGACGCGGCCCCAGGGCACTCTTCTGCGCCTGGTGGTTGGGATCATCCCTTACACCGCACCCGAGCTCAGCCGTGGCACTGGCGACTCCCCAGGCCTGCCCATCGATGCCAGCCTGGATGCCTGGGCCCTTGGAGTGCTGATCTTCTGCCTGCTCACCGGCTACTTCCCTTGGGAGAAGACGGTGCCTGAGGATTCCTTCTTTGATGACTTTGTGATATGGCAACAGTCCGGCCTAGACGAAGACTTGCCATATCACTGGCGCCCTCTGTCGCAAGATGCTGTCGCCATGTTGCGGAGCCTCCTGGCTCTGGAACCCACGAAGCGCGGTCCCATCCGCCGGGTACTCAGCTACCTTGACCGGCCATGGCGAGCAGAAGTGGCGGCTAAAGACCCCTAG
- the SBK2 gene encoding serine/threonine-protein kinase SBK2 isoform X2 has translation MDLSSGMEAQALLEDMLEITAQSLVHMEVAEHYHIIKELGKGKYGQVVLVTHRKRGTPMALKLLPKASTKLENFLYEYCVALSLSTHPAIVGMFGIAIESSQHYGFLYEAALHKDLISIIKPKAGIPEPAAKLCAKQLVSALDFIHSRGLVYRDVKPENILLFDRHCHCIKLTDFGLTRPQGTLLRLVVGIIPYTAPELSRGTGDSPGLPIDASLDAWALGVLIFCLLTGYFPWEKTVPEDSFFDDFVIWQQSGLDEDLPYHWRPLSQDAVAMLRSLLALEPTKRGPIRRVLSYLDRPWRAEVAAKDP, from the exons ATGGACCTGTCCTCAGGCATGGAGGCCCAGGCTCTCTTAGAAGACATGTTGGAAATCACGGCCCAGAGTTTGGTGCACATGGAGGTTGCTGAGCACTACCACATCATCAAGGAGTTGGGCAAGGGGAAATATGGGCAGGTGGTGCTGGTGACTCACAGGAAGAGAG GGACCCCTATGGCTCTCAAGTTGTTGCCTAAGGCGAGCACTAAACTGGAGAATTTCTTGTATGAATACTGTGTGGCCCTCTCACTCTCCACACACCCTGCCATCGTTGGAATGTTTGGCATCGCCATAGAGTCCAGCCAGCACTATGGTTTTCTCTATGAGGCAGCCCTGCATAAGGACCTCATCTCAATTATCAAGCCCAAG GCTGGCATCCCTGAGCCAGCAGCCAAGCTCTGTGCCAAACAGCTGGTGAGTGCACTGGACTTCATCCACAGCCGGGGCCTTGTCTACCGAGATGTCAAGCCTGAGAACATCCTGCTTTTCGATCGCCATTGCCACTGCATCAAACTGACAGATTTCGGCCTGACGCGGCCCCAGGGCACTCTTCTGCGCCTGGTGGTTGGGATCATCCCTTACACCGCACCCGAGCTCAGCCGTGGCACTGGCGACTCCCCAGGCCTGCCCATCGATGCCAGCCTGGATGCCTGGGCCCTTGGAGTGCTGATCTTCTGCCTGCTCACCGGCTACTTCCCTTGGGAGAAGACGGTGCCTGAGGATTCCTTCTTTGATGACTTTGTGATATGGCAACAGTCCGGCCTAGACGAAGACTTGCCATATCACTGGCGCCCTCTGTCGCAAGATGCTGTCGCCATGTTGCGGAGCCTCCTGGCTCTGGAACCCACGAAGCGCGGTCCCATCCGCCGGGTACTCAGCTACCTTGACCGGCCATGGCGAGCAGAAGTGGCGGCTAAAGACCCCTAG